A single region of the Spirochaetales bacterium genome encodes:
- a CDS encoding recombinase family protein, which translates to MYLGIETTINKHWSDKISYDVRMANKYKALKGVAPGRALFGYCYNKEKKQHEIDPAVEKDLRYIFDSFDTGDYSLKQFVRFINKAGITNRTGKKWTKGNMYSLLTKCFYAVEFLYQGEAYKGNHQPYFSKHRFEERMKRLESSYVGRTENEPTFLLAKYLKCSCGLMMTGDLKKGTYIYYKHTCPNSPRQVYIPEKKIFEMLDSAVREMRYSPDFADRVKTVAKEILEQRAENNKKGKKDIAKSILHIDEKKDKLIDLFMGGEIDRDSVKRKMDEYDREAGLLLERQKLLNSDYSKIILEVMDLVDELRDNPIKFLAESYNKKTKLLGIMADGVIIDNDVAQILWKEPYKFLLKNEILEFKSKYEKAKKKALYEGSQNANLLPRTDSRLPAQDCFAVLCLKYFIASLEIFLRHFSPDRKSKKNPGFLPGFFSLPRTDSNCRPSG; encoded by the coding sequence ATGTATTTGGGTATTGAAACGACAATCAACAAACACTGGTCGGATAAAATTTCCTACGATGTTAGAATGGCAAACAAATACAAAGCCCTTAAAGGTGTTGCCCCTGGTAGGGCATTATTTGGATACTGTTACAACAAAGAAAAAAAGCAACACGAGATTGACCCTGCTGTAGAAAAAGATTTACGATATATTTTTGATAGCTTTGATACCGGCGATTATTCCCTGAAACAGTTTGTAAGGTTTATCAATAAAGCAGGGATTACCAACCGAACGGGAAAGAAATGGACAAAGGGTAATATGTATTCTCTACTTACTAAATGTTTTTATGCAGTGGAATTTCTTTATCAGGGCGAAGCCTATAAAGGAAATCATCAACCATATTTTTCAAAGCATAGATTTGAAGAGAGGATGAAAAGGTTGGAAAGCAGTTATGTTGGTCGCACTGAAAACGAACCTACATTTCTGCTTGCGAAATACTTAAAATGTTCCTGCGGTTTGATGATGACAGGAGACCTGAAAAAAGGAACCTATATTTATTACAAACACACTTGTCCTAATTCCCCACGACAGGTTTATATACCTGAAAAGAAGATTTTTGAGATGCTGGATTCTGCTGTCCGAGAAATGAGGTATTCGCCCGATTTTGCTGATAGGGTCAAAACTGTAGCAAAAGAAATCCTGGAACAGAGAGCAGAAAATAATAAAAAAGGCAAAAAAGACATAGCCAAAAGCATACTTCATATAGACGAGAAAAAGGATAAACTCATTGACCTGTTTATGGGAGGAGAAATAGATAGGGACTCTGTAAAACGGAAAATGGATGAGTATGACAGAGAAGCAGGACTCTTATTAGAACGACAGAAATTGCTCAATTCAGATTATAGTAAAATTATTCTTGAAGTAATGGATTTGGTAGATGAACTTCGGGACAATCCGATAAAGTTCCTCGCAGAATCCTATAATAAAAAGACAAAACTTCTGGGGATAATGGCTGATGGGGTGATTATAGATAATGATGTCGCCCAGATTCTTTGGAAAGAGCCGTATAAGTTCCTATTGAAGAACGAGATATTAGAGTTCAAATCTAAATATGAAAAGGCAAAAAAAAAGGCACTCTACGAGGGTTCGCAGAATGCCAACTTACTCCCCCGGACAGACTCGAGACTGCCCGCACAAGACTGCTTCGCAGTCTTGTGCCTGAAATATTTCATCGCTTCACTCGAAATATTTCTTCGCCACTTCTCACCTGACCGGAAGAGCAAAAAAAATCCCGGCTTTTTGCCGGGATTTTTCTCGCTCCCCCGGACAGACTCGAACTGCCGACCTAGTGGTTAA